The Aggregatilinea lenta genome includes a region encoding these proteins:
- a CDS encoding integrase core domain-containing protein — protein sequence MLRQCVKLLARSLRPFINYLNKRYKQWTKPDSASLATGALVDVTRSKRDLVAENAFLRQQLIVLKRQMPRPPLTARDRGLLVLLASKVRGWKDALVVVKPDTLKRWHREGFRIYWRRKSKSKPRKPRIAPEAVALIQQMALENRTWGAKRIRDELRKLGYWVSKRTLRKYMKRARRDLPPRQSSPTWATFLKNHASEIWACDFVQTYDAFFRTIFVFFIVELESRRVVHFGVTRSPSDVWAAQQWRNATPFEEGPRFLIRDNDGKFGGHFSAATGAVEVLRTPVRAPKANAVCERFIGSVRRECLDHIIILNERHLQRLVREYVDYFNHARPHQGIDRIPEPLDADGVDELKSHHPVTAIPVLGGLHHDYRRVA from the coding sequence ATGCTTCGTCAATGCGTGAAGCTGCTGGCCCGCAGTCTACGACCGTTCATCAACTATCTGAACAAACGCTACAAACAATGGACCAAACCCGACTCCGCATCGTTGGCGACGGGCGCATTGGTCGACGTCACGCGCAGCAAACGCGACTTGGTTGCCGAGAATGCGTTCCTGCGTCAGCAACTGATTGTGCTCAAACGCCAGATGCCGCGCCCGCCGTTGACGGCGCGAGATCGTGGTTTGTTGGTGCTGCTGGCAAGCAAGGTGCGCGGATGGAAAGATGCGTTGGTGGTGGTGAAGCCGGATACGCTCAAAAGGTGGCATCGAGAAGGATTCCGCATCTACTGGCGCCGCAAATCGAAGAGCAAACCTCGCAAACCCCGGATTGCGCCCGAAGCGGTCGCCTTGATTCAGCAAATGGCGCTTGAGAATCGCACGTGGGGCGCCAAACGGATCCGCGATGAACTGCGCAAACTGGGCTATTGGGTAAGCAAACGCACGCTCCGCAAGTACATGAAACGGGCCCGGCGTGATTTGCCGCCCCGTCAATCCAGCCCAACCTGGGCGACCTTCTTGAAGAACCACGCCAGCGAGATCTGGGCGTGCGATTTCGTGCAGACCTATGATGCGTTTTTTCGCACGATCTTTGTCTTCTTCATTGTTGAGTTGGAATCGCGACGGGTGGTCCACTTTGGCGTCACGCGCTCACCGAGTGACGTCTGGGCCGCTCAGCAATGGCGCAATGCAACCCCGTTTGAGGAAGGGCCGCGCTTCCTAATCCGTGACAACGACGGCAAGTTTGGCGGCCATTTCTCAGCGGCGACAGGTGCGGTTGAGGTGCTCAGAACGCCGGTGCGTGCGCCGAAAGCGAATGCGGTGTGCGAGCGGTTCATCGGCAGCGTCCGGCGCGAGTGTCTGGATCACATCATTATTCTCAACGAGCGTCACTTGCAACGACTGGTGCGCGAATACGTTGACTACTTTAATCACGCCCGCCCCCATCAAGGGATCGACCGTATTCCTGAACCACTGGATGCAGACGGCGTCGACGAACTCAAGTCCCATCACCCGGTCACTGCTATTCCAGTGCTGGGTGGTCTGCACCATGACTACCGGCGAGTTGCGTGA
- a CDS encoding ISL3 family transposase, whose amino-acid sequence MTIECAIYLPGCQIQSVAVDKLQLVVQAQTVTGESCCPDCHQKSTRVHSYRERRLRDLPVNCYSVQLRFRVRRFRCTNANCLRQTWTETIPEILERYTRRTQRLPQSLWHIAYALGGKPGNRLAIQLRMPTSRDTLLRILRASPHPQPAPPRIIGIDDWAKRKGQRYGTIIVDLERRCAIDLLPDRDSQTVAAWLAQYTSIEIVARDRSAQYAQGIQQGAPQAIQVADRWHLLKNLWDVVERCLTSLKPSPSLTDNQKEYIETRPRERFPRSASEEAHRQAKRERRIQQYHRVHYFHEQGHSTRRIARLVGISRGTVLRYLATDTPPGYQPRYVPGLLDPYLPYLKQRVAQGCTNTQQLWQEIQEKGYPGSSRQIDKWLRLQRRKLATGIVSSSGSKSGSNKTWPGTRTRLQLLLTPPEQLDAADSYLLSIVTDNPRLNTLHQHAQQFITMLRLRDAHLFDEWIQTGQAMAFRPYRHFVQSIEQERDAVRAAIVLPWSNGQTEGQIHRLKLLKRQMYGRANLDLLRLRLVPPPDEHHICA is encoded by the coding sequence ATGACCATTGAGTGCGCGATATATCTGCCAGGATGCCAGATACAGTCAGTTGCAGTTGACAAATTGCAGCTGGTGGTTCAGGCACAAACCGTGACGGGGGAGAGCTGCTGCCCCGATTGTCATCAGAAATCGACACGAGTGCACAGTTATCGAGAGCGACGTCTACGCGATTTACCGGTCAACTGCTATTCCGTTCAGCTCAGATTTCGTGTCAGGCGGTTTCGATGCACAAATGCCAATTGTCTTCGTCAAACATGGACGGAAACCATCCCGGAAATCCTGGAGCGCTACACCCGCCGGACACAACGGCTCCCTCAATCGTTATGGCATATTGCCTACGCACTCGGCGGAAAACCCGGAAACCGCTTGGCCATTCAATTGCGTATGCCAACCAGCAGAGACACGTTGCTACGGATTCTGAGAGCCAGCCCGCACCCTCAACCCGCGCCACCGCGCATCATCGGTATTGATGACTGGGCCAAACGCAAAGGGCAGCGTTATGGCACGATCATTGTTGACCTTGAACGACGCTGTGCGATTGATTTGCTGCCAGACCGTGATTCTCAAACGGTCGCCGCATGGTTGGCGCAGTATACGTCGATTGAGATCGTCGCCAGGGATCGTTCTGCGCAATATGCGCAGGGCATTCAACAGGGTGCGCCACAGGCGATCCAGGTCGCGGACCGCTGGCATTTGCTGAAGAATCTGTGGGATGTCGTTGAACGCTGTTTGACCTCATTGAAGCCCAGCCCAAGCCTGACCGACAACCAAAAGGAATATATTGAAACGCGTCCACGAGAACGTTTTCCACGTTCTGCGAGTGAAGAAGCCCATCGTCAAGCCAAAAGAGAACGCCGTATCCAGCAGTACCATCGCGTGCACTATTTCCACGAACAGGGTCACAGCACGCGTCGTATAGCACGATTGGTGGGGATCAGTCGGGGAACCGTCTTGCGCTACCTGGCAACTGACACGCCACCGGGCTATCAACCTCGATATGTGCCCGGCCTGTTGGATCCATACTTGCCCTACCTGAAGCAACGGGTAGCACAAGGCTGCACCAATACCCAACAACTCTGGCAAGAGATCCAGGAAAAGGGGTATCCAGGTTCATCTCGGCAAATCGACAAATGGCTGCGGCTGCAACGACGCAAACTGGCAACCGGCATCGTAAGCTCATCAGGTTCCAAATCGGGATCAAATAAGACGTGGCCTGGAACGAGAACTCGCCTACAGTTGTTGCTCACACCACCCGAACAATTGGATGCGGCTGATAGCTATCTCTTATCGATCGTCACCGACAATCCGCGTTTGAACACGCTCCATCAACACGCCCAGCAGTTCATCACCATGCTGAGGCTACGCGATGCTCACCTCTTTGACGAGTGGATTCAGACGGGACAGGCAATGGCCTTTCGACCTTATCGCCATTTTGTACAGTCCATTGAACAAGAGCGTGATGCAGTCCGGGCGGCAATCGTGTTACCTTGGAGCAATGGTCAAACTGAGGGGCAGATCCATCGCTTGAAGCTGCTCAAACGCCAGATGTATGGTCGAGCCAACCTGGATTTGCTACGCCTTCGCCTCGTCCCGCCACCTGATGAGCACCATATTTGCGCATGA
- a CDS encoding S8 family serine peptidase, with product MKLSGTFLKIFRAASVLLALCVFVLGDNVQHQVYGQSSTCQQVLPTNVEVQLDPAYSTAMAGSFTLSAGSSMEYVGQTPDGAFWIVRYTDGYALYPTSSPDLRPTGCQVPLWGAPPPEYRSLDEVMTAVGIDAWHAAGYFGQGVRVGVIDTRFDGLEALLASEQLTAEQVTLLQPLEKLMRNPAEATAPYHGTNVLEVLAAVAPQSQYFIAKAVNADEFEWAVDELIAAGVHIIVHAGNVIIPDPTPYHAAVRRATTAGILWVNSAGNIGAGYYPGRFSGGSGLLPLHQFEDPNRSGLQQGLMVPVNGDGPVSVTLVWEDGRTEQVVTDFDLVVSGNCRLDATGTFQPLSSDNNQAMGNAESSEQVWLSPGDLVQIGDYLTAPSAGVQQACPGSAQPDGVSDNEIYISLFDASRTSEVDIRFDVYVEGALPAAYDPDITQSLDPVVLPPGDIPESLTVGVFDPRANRMAWYSGRYNSLQYYAANPEVDYSEDEIVKPDLVTYGELLLPSGRQFFGTSAATPLVAGAAALVAEWQMNHSYLNIQTLLDMVVGKGVACLNSDGTVGHTLRKLDLPSVSAIDIVPPVACGQYVWPLDLASHLVTNFHEPGFIAAQTEAEHQKEAVLSQRLAHQANELFPDDTDMSLLLSVQALKTSDTPEARNSLFTVLTSLPTQLVAVLHGHIDPDGIRTLAFSPDGRILATGSCGGVRNFAMCDSYEIRLWDTTTYQMLREPMIVKGHDAIVKLAFSPDGRTLASSSALDVSLWEVPAGRLLANIQVESNGYWVDGLAFSPDSHLLASLCNGIILWNINTGEIHRLPLGENVRQVVFVNDHALLGVDDQGTVLLWDIASGTEITEIVPGSNVDELRTTLSSDGRLLGQAECLTPVSADGICSEARIQVIDLGNKEETAEFEIHDSSTFQWNPRNTGYFMFFSPDTQFLIYLDGNTVRMWDVINKQVVETLQHPGEYLEAVAIDPTNRRFASAGGGSDAYLWDLGRHSNLFSVYNIPNKDIPNQPVLHSLAVRPDGQNVMVETEEGHVFLWDIVTDQMNPQYLPVDLIQKNLSAFFSPDGKILATVGWEKSSIILWDTSTFQPLDRTLGFPDDDVTYSDIAFSQNNEFLAASTCLDSNGPTFRCLEGEIRIWDLSTGVIISQITPGELIAPEQVSFSPDGSMLVASVCLDGEISRACQTGSEIYLWDTATHQYIDRFFADEAAIISLSFSPDGKYLLAMPVGNASPILWEMPLGESVGYPIIRVDENSAGVAFSSDGRWLAIGETLWETSSRQLIGEFDFQDQHALDVAFDTNNKTLTILYENDTVLVWQLDADIWVRSACQIANRAFTQEEWQQYMGTEPYVDVCANTLPTSP from the coding sequence ATGAAGCTTTCCGGCACATTTCTGAAGATATTCCGGGCAGCGTCTGTTCTCCTGGCGTTGTGTGTTTTTGTTCTAGGCGATAATGTGCAGCACCAAGTATATGGACAATCTAGTACATGCCAACAGGTTCTGCCAACTAATGTTGAAGTCCAGCTTGATCCAGCGTACAGCACAGCCATGGCTGGGTCCTTCACGCTGTCAGCGGGGAGCAGCATGGAGTATGTGGGTCAAACGCCAGATGGCGCATTCTGGATTGTGCGGTATACGGACGGCTATGCGCTCTATCCGACCAGCAGTCCCGACCTACGCCCCACAGGCTGCCAAGTGCCGCTGTGGGGGGCACCACCGCCGGAGTACCGCTCCCTGGACGAGGTTATGACGGCGGTGGGAATTGATGCCTGGCATGCTGCAGGCTACTTCGGGCAAGGTGTGCGGGTGGGCGTCATCGACACGCGCTTCGATGGGTTGGAAGCACTGCTGGCAAGTGAGCAGCTTACAGCAGAACAGGTCACGCTGCTGCAACCACTCGAGAAGCTGATGCGTAACCCGGCTGAAGCGACCGCCCCCTATCACGGCACAAACGTACTGGAAGTACTCGCAGCAGTTGCACCGCAAAGCCAATATTTCATCGCCAAAGCGGTGAATGCCGATGAGTTCGAGTGGGCGGTGGATGAACTAATCGCCGCCGGTGTTCACATCATTGTACATGCTGGAAACGTGATTATACCCGATCCGACCCCATATCATGCTGCGGTGCGACGCGCCACAACCGCGGGGATCCTCTGGGTAAATTCCGCTGGCAATATCGGGGCAGGTTACTATCCGGGACGCTTTTCAGGCGGCAGTGGCTTGTTGCCTCTGCATCAGTTCGAGGACCCTAACCGCTCCGGATTGCAGCAGGGGCTGATGGTGCCCGTCAACGGTGATGGACCAGTATCCGTCACACTGGTGTGGGAGGACGGTCGTACTGAACAGGTCGTAACCGATTTTGACCTGGTGGTATCCGGTAACTGTCGCCTAGATGCCACAGGAACGTTTCAACCGCTCAGCTCGGACAACAATCAGGCGATGGGGAATGCCGAATCCAGCGAGCAAGTGTGGCTCTCGCCGGGCGACCTGGTACAGATCGGCGATTACCTGACCGCGCCAAGTGCGGGCGTGCAGCAAGCCTGTCCTGGCAGCGCACAGCCGGATGGCGTCAGCGACAACGAAATCTACATTTCGCTGTTCGATGCCAGCCGGACTTCAGAAGTCGACATACGCTTCGACGTGTACGTCGAAGGCGCCCTGCCCGCCGCCTATGACCCCGACATCACCCAGTCCCTTGACCCGGTCGTGCTGCCCCCTGGCGATATCCCCGAGTCGCTGACAGTGGGAGTATTCGACCCGCGCGCCAACCGCATGGCATGGTATTCCGGACGCTACAACAGCTTACAGTACTATGCAGCCAACCCTGAGGTGGATTACAGCGAGGACGAAATCGTCAAACCTGATCTCGTCACCTACGGCGAACTCTTGCTGCCCAGTGGTCGGCAGTTCTTCGGTACCTCCGCCGCTACCCCCCTCGTCGCTGGTGCCGCCGCACTAGTCGCTGAATGGCAGATGAACCATAGCTACCTAAATATACAAACACTGTTAGACATGGTAGTTGGTAAAGGGGTTGCATGCCTAAACAGTGATGGGACAGTTGGTCATACGCTTAGGAAATTGGACCTACCTTCAGTATCTGCCATTGATATTGTCCCTCCAGTTGCGTGTGGTCAATATGTATGGCCACTCGATCTAGCAAGTCATCTGGTCACCAATTTTCATGAGCCAGGATTTATCGCAGCTCAAACAGAAGCAGAACATCAAAAAGAAGCTGTTCTTTCACAACGTCTGGCACATCAGGCAAATGAGCTGTTTCCAGATGATACTGATATGTCCTTGCTGTTAAGTGTACAAGCTCTAAAAACTTCCGATACGCCAGAGGCACGTAACAGTCTATTTACTGTACTTACTTCCCTACCCACCCAGCTTGTCGCTGTATTGCACGGCCATATTGATCCGGATGGTATTCGGACACTAGCATTTAGTCCGGATGGCCGAATCTTGGCTACTGGTAGCTGTGGTGGAGTTAGAAACTTCGCTATGTGTGATAGTTACGAAATACGATTATGGGACACCACGACTTATCAGATGCTTCGTGAACCAATGATAGTGAAAGGGCACGACGCCATAGTGAAATTAGCTTTCAGTCCGGACGGTCGAACTCTAGCCTCAAGTAGTGCGCTGGACGTAAGTTTGTGGGAAGTACCAGCAGGCCGTTTGTTAGCAAATATCCAGGTGGAAAGTAACGGCTATTGGGTCGATGGGCTGGCTTTCAGCCCCGACAGCCATCTTCTTGCATCTCTTTGTAACGGCATAATTCTATGGAACATCAACACGGGTGAGATCCACAGACTCCCTCTTGGGGAAAATGTAAGGCAAGTCGTTTTTGTCAATGATCACGCCCTTCTAGGAGTAGATGATCAGGGAACTGTCCTGCTGTGGGATATTGCATCAGGGACTGAAATAACAGAGATAGTACCGGGCTCGAATGTAGATGAACTTCGGACAACACTAAGTTCCGATGGACGATTGTTAGGGCAAGCAGAATGCCTAACACCAGTATCGGCCGATGGAATCTGCAGCGAGGCTAGAATCCAAGTTATCGATCTAGGCAACAAGGAAGAGACTGCGGAATTCGAAATCCATGATTCCAGCACATTTCAGTGGAACCCGAGAAACACTGGATATTTTATGTTTTTTAGTCCCGACACACAGTTTCTAATCTATTTGGATGGTAACACCGTTAGAATGTGGGACGTTATTAACAAACAAGTCGTTGAAACACTTCAGCATCCAGGAGAATACTTGGAGGCTGTCGCGATAGATCCTACTAACCGCAGGTTTGCCTCTGCGGGTGGTGGGAGTGACGCTTACCTATGGGATCTAGGACGCCACAGTAATCTTTTTAGCGTTTACAATATTCCAAATAAGGATATACCAAATCAACCCGTCTTACACTCTCTAGCTGTTAGGCCGGATGGACAAAACGTGATGGTTGAGACAGAAGAAGGTCACGTTTTCTTATGGGATATTGTAACTGATCAGATGAACCCCCAATATTTGCCGGTAGATCTCATTCAGAAAAATCTCTCCGCTTTCTTCAGCCCCGATGGCAAAATATTGGCCACAGTAGGATGGGAGAAATCAAGTATCATTCTCTGGGATACGAGCACGTTTCAGCCCCTGGACCGTACATTGGGATTTCCGGATGATGATGTAACCTATAGCGATATAGCATTTAGTCAAAATAACGAGTTCTTGGCGGCATCCACTTGCCTGGATTCTAATGGCCCAACATTCCGTTGTCTGGAGGGCGAAATTAGGATTTGGGATCTTTCTACAGGCGTAATAATTTCACAGATTACCCCCGGTGAATTGATTGCACCAGAGCAGGTAAGTTTTAGCCCCGATGGAAGTATGCTGGTCGCAAGCGTGTGCCTTGATGGCGAGATTTCAAGAGCATGCCAAACAGGAAGCGAGATTTATTTATGGGATACCGCCACCCACCAGTATATTGACCGTTTTTTTGCCGATGAAGCAGCAATCATCAGTCTGTCGTTTTCGCCGGACGGGAAATATCTCCTCGCTATGCCCGTAGGCAATGCTTCACCGATCCTCTGGGAAATGCCACTTGGGGAATCGGTCGGTTATCCTATTATACGCGTAGATGAAAACTCAGCGGGCGTAGCGTTCAGTTCAGACGGGCGATGGCTAGCCATAGGCGAAACGTTATGGGAAACCAGTTCCCGTCAACTCATTGGAGAATTTGATTTCCAGGATCAGCACGCCCTAGATGTTGCATTCGACACAAATAACAAAACACTCACCATTCTCTACGAAAATGATACTGTTCTCGTCTGGCAGTTAGACGCTGATATATGGGTAAGAAGTGCATGTCAGATAGCGAATCGCGCCTTCACTCAGGAAGAGTGGCAGCAATATATGGGAACTGAACCCTATGTCGACGTTTGTGCCAACACGCTGCCAACATCTCCATAG
- a CDS encoding IS1182 family transposase produces the protein MSLHPQPIHDIREQTIAVAHAAFPKGNVYMTMRDELGVFYTDEAFAALFSNRGQPAESPWRLALVTIMQFAENLTDRQAADAVRSRIDWKYVLGLELTDSGFHFSVLSDFRARLVDHEATEQLLNAMLEQFKANGLIKGRGKQRTDSTHILAAVRMLNRLEQVGETLRNTLNVLAEHVPEWLKAQVPVEWFERYGARFEQYRLPTDKQEREALANTIGADGYWLLTMIYDDRSPRHVRELAAVQILRMVWLQQFYLENNTVQWRDKNNLPPSEKMIISPYDTEARYSHKRDTTWIGYKAHLTETCDDDFPCLMTHVETTASTVQDVEVVDAIHADLAMQDCLPSEHLLDMGYLSSDILVSSQHLGIDVVGPVRADTSWQAQTEGAFDLTCFEIDWEQKRARCPMGNVTRYWNEGIGKHGKPNVTTAFDPRDCRVCEALSHCTRKATFRARNLTFPHKTEFLALQAARKRQQTEDFKLQYHARAGVEGLISQAMGTLGMRRNRYCGQGKTHLQHVATAAAINLLRAVNWLRGALKAETRISSFAALAA, from the coding sequence ATGAGTTTGCATCCCCAACCCATCCATGATATTCGCGAACAAACCATCGCCGTAGCCCATGCTGCATTTCCCAAGGGTAATGTTTACATGACAATGCGGGATGAACTGGGCGTATTCTATACCGACGAAGCGTTCGCTGCGCTGTTTTCAAATCGGGGACAGCCCGCGGAGAGCCCCTGGCGGCTGGCGTTGGTCACCATCATGCAATTTGCTGAAAATCTCACCGATCGGCAAGCCGCGGATGCGGTGCGCAGTCGAATCGATTGGAAATATGTGTTGGGATTGGAATTGACCGATTCAGGGTTTCATTTCTCGGTATTGAGTGATTTTCGAGCACGTCTAGTTGACCATGAGGCGACCGAGCAGTTGTTGAATGCGATGCTTGAGCAGTTCAAAGCCAACGGGTTGATTAAGGGCAGAGGCAAACAACGCACGGATTCGACTCATATCTTAGCAGCCGTGCGGATGCTAAATCGGCTTGAACAGGTAGGGGAAACATTACGCAATACGCTCAATGTTTTGGCTGAACATGTGCCAGAATGGCTCAAAGCACAGGTACCTGTTGAATGGTTCGAGCGTTATGGTGCTCGTTTCGAGCAATATCGGTTACCAACCGATAAGCAAGAACGAGAGGCACTGGCGAATACGATTGGTGCAGATGGGTATTGGCTGCTGACCATGATCTATGACGACAGGTCGCCTCGCCATGTGCGGGAGTTGGCGGCAGTTCAAATCTTGCGCATGGTGTGGCTCCAGCAATTTTATCTCGAAAACAATACCGTTCAGTGGCGCGATAAGAACAACCTGCCACCGAGCGAGAAAATGATCATATCCCCCTACGATACAGAGGCCCGCTACAGTCACAAACGCGATACCACCTGGATCGGCTATAAAGCCCATCTGACTGAAACCTGCGACGATGATTTCCCTTGCCTGATGACTCACGTTGAAACGACTGCGTCGACGGTGCAGGATGTCGAAGTGGTTGACGCCATACATGCCGACCTGGCGATGCAGGACTGTCTCCCCAGCGAGCACCTCTTGGATATGGGGTATCTGTCCAGTGATATCCTGGTGTCCAGTCAACATCTGGGGATTGATGTCGTTGGGCCAGTGCGGGCCGATACCAGTTGGCAAGCCCAAACCGAGGGCGCGTTTGACTTGACGTGTTTTGAGATTGATTGGGAACAGAAAAGGGCCCGTTGTCCAATGGGGAACGTCACTCGCTACTGGAACGAAGGCATTGGCAAACACGGCAAACCCAATGTGACGACCGCCTTCGACCCGCGAGACTGCCGGGTGTGTGAGGCTCTGTCACACTGCACTCGCAAAGCTACCTTCCGAGCCCGTAACCTGACTTTCCCGCATAAAACTGAATTCCTAGCCTTGCAAGCTGCGCGCAAACGGCAACAAACTGAGGACTTCAAACTCCAATATCATGCGCGAGCCGGTGTCGAAGGCCTTATCTCACAAGCAATGGGTACGCTTGGTATGCGACGTAATCGTTATTGCGGGCAGGGCAAAACTCACTTACAGCATGTGGCAACCGCTGCGGCCATTAACTTGCTTCGAGCGGTCAATTGGCTCAGAGGGGCGCTAAAAGCCGAGACACGCATTTCATCTTTTGCTGCGCTCGCTGCCTGA